A window of the Fulvia fulva chromosome 3, complete sequence genome harbors these coding sequences:
- a CDS encoding Alpha/beta hydrolase nvfD, with product MAPTTIVSVHNPECYVKVYTPLQHHGYNTVRVHLASIDPSHPIHDWSEDISRIRSAIEEAANSGHNVLVVGHSYGGLPSSEAIAVLDLASQTSANLPGGVTHLFYCCSFVLSEGQSLDSAFASAVIPWYDVSADKMLYKCKTPIEMFYNDLPEEEAKAAVAMLRPHAFQITFSKVTYAAWKHVPSTCLYCTADQAIPYEVQKMMVEEGAKGFGIRTETAEVSHSPFYSKPEVMVDVIRRAAGEDV from the exons ATGGCTCCGACGACCATCGTCTCCGTG CACAACCCCGAATGCTACGTCAAAGTCTACACGCCCCTCCAACACCACGGCTACAATACCGTCCGCGTGCATCTAGCCTCCATCGACCCTTCCCACCCCATCCACGACTGGTCCGAAGACATCTCCCGGATCCGATCAGCCATCGAAGAAGCCGCCAACTCTGGCCACAACGTCCTCGTCGTAGGCCACTCCTACGGCGGCCTCCCCAGCAGCGAAGCAATCGCCGTTCTAGACCTCGCCTCTCAAACATCCGCAAACCTGCCCGGCGGCGTTACGCACTTGTTCTACTGCTGCTCCTTCGTCCTGTCCGAAGGGCAATCTCTCGACTCGGCCTTCGCTAGCGCTGTGATACCCTGGTATGACGTTTCCGCGGATAAGATGTTGTACAAGTGCAAGACTCCCATCGAGATGTTCTACAACGACTTGCCCGAGGAGGAGGCGAAAGCTGCAGTGGCGATGTTAAGGCCGCATGCGTTTCAGATAACGTTTTCGAAGGTGACGTATGCGGCGTGGAAGCATGTGCCGAGTACGTGTCTTTACTGTACGGCGGATCAGGCGATTCCGTATGAGGTGCAGAAAATGATGGTGGAGGAGGGAGCGAAGGGGTTTGGGATCAGGACGGAGACGGCGGAGGTGAGCCATAGTCCGTTTTATTCGAAGCCTGAGGTTATGGTGGATGTGATACGGAGGGCGGCTGGGGAGGATGTTTAG
- a CDS encoding Polycomb protein esc → MPIDDVFPALLTSSRLTAVSTDKGPQIRTIYDVKFYPYNTIDDDQVFALVAEECVAVCRTKLGSEPHFEVLSWIVDEEESIASYNSLVWTKHPTTRKPLLCIAGHKPKHIKILDVETGRPVRNLVGHGKGINDLAVSPLSTSLLFSAAEDNTIRLWNLEPEYEKQPCVALFGGEGHKSPVLAMHLHPNGKWMLTGGIDTAVCLWAVPDLEELRREDGSPPDQEPMVVYHPHFFSKEVHSNYVDSFAFYDDLIISRAARDPKYQDRNEILIWRIEGFDPEATRPSQPPIPEGLRRTRTSFTSDEGLAFKRLLTLDMPHTDRFYQRFGFLHAPVMRPILAMGDQKSKFCFWDLQRLDEGLDPKYAAKLKKSRGRKTKTVSATNNLQRLGDIRRSESVAEVTPSTTPDASSTVTAEREYALADPYLLIKPHHTEESKTELSKVEGTLRHFATSQIAWSPDGTWMIAVGDLGMITIFHRDKAVVNLQDETLSGT, encoded by the exons ATGCCAATCGACGATGTCTTTCCTGCGCTTCTGACTAGCTCGAGGTTGACAGCGGTATCAACAG ACAAGGGTCCTCAAATAAGAACCATCTACGACGTCAAGTTTTACCCGTACAACACCATCGACGATGACCAGGTTTTTGCCTTGGTTGCTGAAGAATGT GTGGCCGTGTGCCGCACGAAGTTGGGCTCAGAACCGCATTTTGAGGTGTTGAGCTGGATCGTGGACGAAGAG GAATCAATCGCGTCTTACAACAGTCTTGTATGGACCAAACACCCCACAACGCGGAAGCCGCTGCTTTGCATCGCGGGTCACAAACCGAAGCATATCAAGATCCTGGACGTGGAAACTGGCAGACCAGTTCGGAATCTTGTTGGGCATGGAAAAGGCATCAATGACCTTGCGGTATCCCCACTCTCCACCAGCCTCCTGTTTTCAGCTGCAGAAGATAACACGATCCGCCTATGGAACCTCGAGCCTGAGTACGAGAAGCAACCATGTGTGGCGCTCTTCGGCGGCGAGGGTCACAAGTCGCCTGTATTAGCCATGCACCTACATCCGAACGGCAAGTGGATGCTCACCGGTGGCATCGATACCGCGGTGTGCTTGTGGGCTGTGCCAGATCTCGAAGAGTTGCGAAGAGAAGATGGCAGCCCGCCTGACCAGGAGCCGATGGTTGTCTATCACCCACATTTCTTCTCCAAGGAGGTACATTCCAACTACGTTGACAGCTTTGCCTTCTACGACGATCTAATCATCTCTCGTGCGGCACGAGATCCGAAATACCAGGACAGAAATGAGATCTTAATTTGGAGAATCGAAGGTTTCGACCCTGAAGCTACGCGACCTTCTCAGCCGCCTATACCTGAAGGCCTCCGGCGAACGCGCACATCATTCACCTCTGATGAAGGCCTTGCATTCAAGCGGCTGCTGACGTTGGACATGCCACATACCGACCGATTCTACCAACGATTCGGTTTCCTTCACGCCCCTGTGATGAGACCTATCTTGGCCATGGGTGATCAAAAGTCGAAATTCTGTTTTTGGGACCTGCAGAGATTGGATGAAGGACTTGATCCCAAGTATGCTGCCAAGCTGAAGAAATCAAGGGGCCGGAAAACCAAGACAGTCTCCGCGACAAACAACCTACAGAGACTCGGAGATATTAGGCGGAGTGAAAGTGTCGCAGAGGTCACACCGAGCACCACTC CAGATGCGTCGTCCACCGTGACCGCCGAGCGAGAGTATGCTCTTGCAGATCCTTATCTACTGATCAAGCCTCATCACACCGAAGAGTCAAAGACAGAGCTATCGAAAGTCGAAGGAACTCTGCGCCACTTCGCGACTTCGCAGATTGCTTGGAGCCCGGATGGAACTTGGATGATTGCTGTCGGTGATCTAGGCATGATTACCATTTTCCATCGGGACAAAGCTGTGGTCAACCTGCAAGACGAGACCCTGAGTGGCACCTAA
- a CDS encoding Aspartate aminotransferase, cytoplasmic: protein MSQTPTNKALQNTQNPQDRLAQLAGQMGSISNATSFTQDVVPQAPEDPLFGLMAAYRRDTDSKKVDLGIGAYRDDNAKPWVLPVVKQADERLRSDPDLNHEYLPIAGLPDFTSASQKLILGKKSPAIQDKRAVSLQTISGTGAVHLGALFLSRFYNPKTPEAKAVYVSDPTWANHNQIFSNVNLKIQKYPYFSKKTKGLDFDGMLSTLKSAPEGSIILLHACAHNPTGVDPTQEQWKQIAEVMQQRHLFPFFDTAYQGFASGSLEQDGWAINYFVEQGFELLIAQSYAKNFGLYGERAGCFHFVTSPGSHATETVTRVGSQLAILQRSEISNPPAYGARIASLVLNDDKLFAQWEEDLRTMSGRIKEMRKALRSKLEELKTPGTWNHITDQIGMFSFTGLAPDHVTKLREEYHIYMTQNGRISMAGLNMKNIDYFAKSVNAVVSA from the exons ATGTCACAAACACCGACAAACAAAGCTCTCCAAAACACACAGAACCCTCAAGACCGACTAGCACAGCTCGCAGGCCAGATGGGATCAATCAGCAACGCCACCTCCTTCACCCAGGATGTCGTTCCTCAGGCACCCGAGGACCCGCTCTTTGGGCTGATGGCAGCATACCGCAGAGACACCGACTCGAAGAAGGTGGACTTGGGCATTGGAGCATACCGTGATGACAACGCCAAGCCATGGGTCTTGCCAGTCGTCAAGCAG GCAGATGAGCGTCTACGCAGCGATCCAGACCTGAACCACGAATACCTCCCCATTGCTGGTCTCCCAGACTTCACTTCCGCCTCACAGAAGCTCATCCTCGGCAAGAAATCGCCCGCCATCCAAGacaagcgagcagtctcATTACAGACCATCTCAGGAACTGGTGCTGTCCACTTGGGAGCACTCTTCCTCTCCAGATTCTACAACCCCAAGACACCAGAGGCAAAGGCAGTCTACGTCAGCGATCCAACATG GGCCAACCACAACCAGATTTTCAGCAATGTCAATCTAAAGATCCAAAAGTACCCATACTTCTCGAAGAAGACCAAGGGTCTCGACTTCGACGGCATGCTCAGCACTCTCAAGTCTGCTCCAGAGGGCAGCATCATCCTCCTTCACGCCTGCGCACACAACCCGACTGGTGTCGACCCAACACAAGAGCAGTGGAAGCAGATCGCCGAGGTGATGCAGCAGAGACACCTCTTCCCATTCTTCGATACCGCATACCAGGGCTTCGCCTCTGGATCGCTTGAGCAGGACGGCTGGGCTATCAACTACTTCGTTGAGCAGGGCTTCGAGCTCCTGATTGCTCAGTCGTACGCCAAGAACTTTGGTCTGTACGGCGAGCGTGCAGGCTGCTTCCACTTCGTCACATCACCAGGCTCTCACGCCACCGAGACTGTCACTCGTGTCGGCAGTCAGCTTGCGATCCTGCAGCGCTCTGAGATCTCCAACCCACCTGCCTACGGCGCACGCATCGCATCGCTCGTGCTTAACGACGACAAGCTCTTCGCACAGTGGGAAGAGGACCTCCGCACCATGTCTGGCCGTATCAAGGAGATGCGTAAGGCTCTTCGGAGCAAGCTGGAGGAGCTCAAGACTCCAGGTACCTGGAACCACATCACAGATCAGATTGGCATGTTCTCCTTCACTGGTCTGGCTCCCGATCATGTCACCAAGCTCCGTGAGGAGTACCACATCTACATGACTCAAAACGGTCGCATCAGCATGGCTGGTCTGAACATGAAGAACATCGACTACTTCGCCAAGTCGGTCAACGCCGTCGTGAGCGCCTAG